A stretch of DNA from Brevibacillus ruminantium:
TAAAGATCATTTCCATCGTGCCCGCCTGTCTTTCGAAGCTCATCTGCCAAGCAGATTGGACCAGACACCAGAAAAAGATATACCCCAGATAACCGGTCAACAGAAAGAGCGGAAGCTGATCGGGGGCGACGAAGCGGGCGAGCGGGCTGTCGGCTCCCATGCGAAACGGCGCGAAGGAGTAATACGCCGTGACAAACATGACGACAGGCCAGATCAGCAGGCTGAAGTAGACCATCCGGCTGTGAAAGGAGTGGCGATGCTCTTTTTTGATTTCGGCTGCGAGCAGTTGGAAGGTCTGTTTCATGCGCTTCTCCTTTCAGCCAGCTCCAAAATGACGTCCTCCAGTGAAGGCTGCTGTGTGCGAAGCTGCAGAACAGGGGACTGGTGGGCAGCCAGCAAGGAGAGCAGGGGAGCTGTCATATCCGTCTCACTTTGCAGAAGAACGCTCCAGCTTTGGGCGGGCGTCTCCACGATGTGCCACGTCCCGCCATGCTGGGTCACCATTTTTTGCAGGTCACGCTGGAGAGCGTCGGAGAGGGCAGGAATCTCCACCTCCAGTCTGGTCCCGTGTGCCAGCATCCGCGTCAGTGCGGCCGGAGTATCATGGGCGATGAGCCGGCCTTTGTCGATGATAAACACCTCGTCACATAATTCCTCGACTTCATGGATGTAATGGCTGGTCAGAAGGATAGCTTTTCCTTGCTCCGCAGCCAAATGCTTGACATGTCGGCGCAACTGACGGGCGATCGGGGCGTCCAGACCGAGCGTCGGCTCGTCGAGAAAGAGGTATTTCGGGTCATTGATCAGTCCGCGGGCGATTTGCAAACGCTGCTTCATCCCTTTGGAATAGCGCTCTACCGGGGTATCGGCTGCTTCCGTCAAACCGACCTGCTCCAGCAAAAAGTCGATTCTCTCTGTCATGCGGCTGCCAAACAGCCCGTAGAGACTGGCAAAATACTGGAGGTTTTCTCTTCCGGTCAGGCGCCAGTACAGCATTCGTTCACCGCCGGCGATCATGTTGACGAGCGCCTTTACCTGCCGATCCTCCCGTACAGCATCATAACCGTCTACCGTAATCGTTCCGTCGGTTGGTTCCAGCAGAGTGCTGCACATTTTGATCGTGGTGGTCTTCCCCGCCCCGTTGATTCCCAATAATCCGATAATTTTCCCCGGGCGCATGTGAAAAGAGAGGCCGCCCACGGCTTCCACCTCTCGCCATTGGCTGCGAAACAAGCCGCTTCTCTCCTTTACCCGGTAAATTTTCCGCACATCGTCAACGATCAACATCTGCGAATCCCTCCTGTTTTTATCAAAATCCGGCAGCTACAGTCGTTTCTGCCGCTTGGGGAAACACCAAAGCCGGTATCGTCAGCCCTATCGGCCGACGCGTACACACGACAGTGTTTAAACACTTGATTAAAGCCGAGCACATTGCGCAAACAACCTGAAAAAAGCCAAGCTTCCGCGCTAAATTAGCCGAATATGGATTCCAGCACCCGCTTTTCCATGCGCCTGATCGCGGCGGTGCCAAGTGCCAGGTAGATCAGCGAAAGGATTCCCAGATGCAAAAGCGCAGGAGCACTCGTCGCAAGCGGTTTTCCCAGAATAACGCAAGCGCGAAAGGCTTCGAGGGCAGGGGTGAGCGGCATCAGCATGCTGAGCGGCTGCAGCCATTCCGGGAGGTACGCCACCGGATAGGTGACGCCGGAGAGAAAGGCCATAGCCACAAACAGCGTGTTCTGGGTGATGTAGGTATCGCGGAAGCGCAGCATCAGCGCACCCAAAACCAGGGCCTGACAGAAAAAAGCTGCTGTCGAAAACAGCCACACCGCGATCGCGCCGCCGCTATTGGCCCCGCCCAGCGTCAGACCAAACAGCGAACCAGCCAGCAAAATAACAGCAAACTCAAAGATCGTCCGCATGAGCTGCTGAGAGACGTTGCCGAGAAAGTAGCCTTTGCGGGAAGAAGGAGTCAGCAGCAGCGCTTCCAGCGTCCCTTCGCGCAGCTCGGTAATCAGTGACCGGCTGACGTTCATCAGGGTGGAAACGGCGAACGAGTAAAAGGCGCCGCCCAAAATGGCGTAGCTCAGGTAGTCCGGCGACCCGGCGTAGCTGGCAAAGCGGGGGTCCAACTGTCGGTCGAATACATACTGGTATGCAAAAAAAGCAAACAGCACGGTGTACACACCGGCCAGGATATGACCGATGACAAAAGACCACGGGTAAGCTCGAAGCATGACCCGCGTATTGCGGATAAAGGTGGCTTTGGCCACTTGCAGGATGGCATACATCTTAGGTCCCCCGTTCCGTCGTGTCGTTTTCCAGAAGAAAGCTGGGGTCCGGCATGTCGATAAACTCATGGATATCGACAGCGAGTTTTTCCAGTCGCGCAGGTACCCCCCGGTAGAAGACAAACCGCCCCCGTCTTTCGCTCCAGGCAAAGCCGGCGTCGACGATCAGCTTCATATGCTTGACGACAGCCGGTTCGCTGATTTTATGCAAACAAGCTAACTGCTGGATACAGTACGGATGATTGAGCAAGGATTTCAAGATAGCGATGCGGGTCGGATCGCTG
This window harbors:
- a CDS encoding ABC transporter ATP-binding protein; protein product: MLIVDDVRKIYRVKERSGLFRSQWREVEAVGGLSFHMRPGKIIGLLGINGAGKTTTIKMCSTLLEPTDGTITVDGYDAVREDRQVKALVNMIAGGERMLYWRLTGRENLQYFASLYGLFGSRMTERIDFLLEQVGLTEAADTPVERYSKGMKQRLQIARGLINDPKYLFLDEPTLGLDAPIARQLRRHVKHLAAEQGKAILLTSHYIHEVEELCDEVFIIDKGRLIAHDTPAALTRMLAHGTRLEVEIPALSDALQRDLQKMVTQHGGTWHIVETPAQSWSVLLQSETDMTAPLLSLLAAHQSPVLQLRTQQPSLEDVILELAERRSA
- a CDS encoding ABC transporter permease produces the protein MLQVAKATFIRNTRVMLRAYPWSFVIGHILAGVYTVLFAFFAYQYVFDRQLDPRFASYAGSPDYLSYAILGGAFYSFAVSTLMNVSRSLITELREGTLEALLLTPSSRKGYFLGNVSQQLMRTIFEFAVILLAGSLFGLTLGGANSGGAIAVWLFSTAAFFCQALVLGALMLRFRDTYITQNTLFVAMAFLSGVTYPVAYLPEWLQPLSMLMPLTPALEAFRACVILGKPLATSAPALLHLGILSLIYLALGTAAIRRMEKRVLESIFG